Proteins from a genomic interval of Francisella salimarina:
- a CDS encoding bifunctional nicotinamide-nucleotide adenylyltransferase/Nudix hydroxylase → MYDISVFIGRFQPFHRGHLYNILVALENSKKVIINVGSSFNAPNIKNPFSFEFRRQMIIEDLKVAGVDLSLVEIEPLADYFYQEQKWEESLRQNVYKYARIDETIAIVGHIKDDSSYYIKSFPEWGYIPVDNYKNYNATEFRKYFYKGEILDEYMCSRTLNQGAFKLLNAFMQSVTYQDLVAENNYVVDYKYSWRNAPYKPNLVTVDALVIVNNHILLVQRKGFPGKGLWALPGGFLECEETISQAIVRELFEETNIDLSIEQLSLAKRCEKVFDYPDRSVRSRTISHVGVFILEEWPSLPIINAADDANKVQWVSIDSIINSMYDRMLEDHYQIITVLLEECGV, encoded by the coding sequence ATGTATGATATTTCAGTTTTTATCGGAAGATTTCAGCCTTTTCATAGGGGGCATCTGTATAACATATTAGTAGCTTTGGAAAATAGTAAGAAAGTTATTATAAACGTAGGAAGTTCATTTAATGCTCCAAATATAAAAAATCCATTTTCATTTGAATTTAGAAGGCAGATGATTATTGAGGACTTAAAGGTAGCGGGCGTTGATTTAAGTTTAGTTGAAATTGAACCACTAGCAGATTATTTTTATCAAGAGCAAAAATGGGAAGAGTCTTTACGTCAAAATGTCTATAAGTACGCTAGGATAGATGAAACTATAGCTATTGTTGGACATATTAAGGATGACTCTAGCTATTATATTAAGAGTTTTCCAGAGTGGGGATATATACCAGTAGATAATTATAAAAATTATAATGCCACAGAGTTTAGAAAATATTTTTATAAAGGCGAAATTCTTGATGAGTATATGTGTAGTCGAACACTAAATCAGGGAGCATTTAAATTATTAAATGCTTTTATGCAAAGCGTAACATATCAAGATCTGGTTGCTGAAAATAATTATGTTGTCGACTATAAGTATTCATGGAGAAATGCGCCTTATAAACCAAACTTAGTTACAGTGGATGCTCTAGTTATAGTAAATAATCATATTCTTCTAGTCCAAAGGAAAGGTTTCCCTGGTAAGGGGTTGTGGGCGTTACCAGGTGGATTCTTGGAGTGTGAAGAGACTATATCTCAAGCGATAGTAAGAGAGTTGTTTGAAGAAACAAATATAGATTTAAGTATTGAGCAATTATCTTTAGCAAAAAGGTGTGAAAAAGTCTTTGACTATCCTGATCGTTCTGTTAGAAGTCGAACTATTAGTCATGTTGGTGTTTTTATATTGGAAGAATGGCCGAGTTTACCAATAATAAATGCCGCAGACGATGCTAATAAAGTTCAGTGGGTTTCTATAGATTCAATTATAAATAG